From the Pseudomonas putida genome, one window contains:
- a CDS encoding phage portal protein, whose amino-acid sequence MIKTLSQALGAAATKPSASMSEWLGKSIKLSDGGFWGAFLGAQSSSGKSVSVDKAMRLSTVWACVRIISTSVAGLPLSIYKRMPDGSRESARDFPLYDVVHTSPNEDMAAFHFWQAVVASMLLWGNAYCEIHRSAGRVIALDFLMPSRVDLEFDDDGRLRYFFRPRKGARREIVRQNMLHIPAFTLDGRVGLSAIRYGADVFGSAMSADDAANSTFRNGMMPTVAFSVDKTLNPAQRVEFREYVKTISGALNAGKSPVLEQGVKPEMIGINPADAQLLESRGHSIEEICRWFGVPPWMVMKTDKGSNWGTGLEQQQIAFLTYCIMSFTAPIEQCVNKWCMTAVDRINFYSEFSLEAFLRADSSGRAAYLSTMAQNGFITRNEGRRKDNMPHMPGGDVLTVQSNLVPLDQLGKQDDGQAARAALMNWLKQPEK is encoded by the coding sequence GTGATTAAAACCCTATCCCAGGCATTGGGAGCTGCGGCTACCAAACCCTCAGCCAGCATGAGTGAATGGCTGGGCAAGAGCATAAAGCTGTCTGATGGCGGCTTTTGGGGCGCTTTTCTTGGCGCGCAGTCCAGTAGCGGCAAATCGGTCAGCGTGGACAAGGCGATGCGCCTTTCTACCGTGTGGGCATGCGTCCGCATCATCTCGACCTCCGTGGCCGGGTTGCCGCTGAGCATTTACAAACGAATGCCAGATGGTAGCCGCGAGAGTGCTCGGGACTTCCCGCTCTACGACGTTGTGCACACCAGCCCGAACGAGGACATGGCGGCCTTCCACTTCTGGCAGGCAGTCGTCGCCTCAATGCTGCTGTGGGGAAACGCCTACTGCGAGATCCACCGCTCTGCCGGCCGCGTGATCGCGCTGGACTTCCTGATGCCGTCCCGGGTTGACCTGGAGTTCGATGATGACGGTCGGCTTAGGTACTTCTTCAGGCCGCGAAAGGGCGCGCGTCGAGAGATCGTAAGGCAGAACATGCTGCACATCCCGGCCTTCACCCTGGATGGTCGGGTCGGCCTTTCCGCCATTCGGTATGGCGCGGATGTATTCGGTTCGGCTATGTCGGCTGACGATGCCGCCAATAGCACCTTCCGCAACGGCATGATGCCTACCGTCGCGTTTTCGGTGGACAAGACGCTGAACCCCGCCCAGCGCGTTGAATTCCGCGAGTACGTCAAGACGATCTCTGGGGCCTTGAACGCCGGCAAGAGCCCAGTGCTTGAGCAAGGCGTGAAGCCGGAAATGATCGGCATTAATCCTGCTGACGCTCAGCTACTGGAGTCGAGAGGGCACAGCATCGAAGAAATCTGCCGCTGGTTCGGTGTGCCGCCCTGGATGGTGATGAAGACGGACAAGGGCAGCAACTGGGGCACAGGCCTGGAGCAGCAGCAGATCGCGTTTCTCACCTACTGCATCATGTCCTTCACGGCGCCGATCGAGCAGTGCGTGAACAAGTGGTGCATGACGGCGGTGGACCGCATCAATTTCTATTCGGAGTTTTCCCTCGAGGCGTTCTTGAGGGCTGACAGCTCCGGGCGCGCGGCGTACCTCAGCACCATGGCCCAGAACGGTTTCATCACTCGAAACGAAGGTCGCCGCAAAGACAACATGCCGCACATGCCTGGCGGTGATGTCCTAACGGTTCAGTCAAACCTGGTGCCGCTGGACCAGCTGGGCAAGCAAGACGATGGTCAGGCCGCAAGGGCCGCACTGATGAACTGGCTGAAACAGCCGGAAAAGTAA
- a CDS encoding head maturation protease, ClpP-related, which translates to MKHKIQSRGLRSEMSPRALDKWNPAIQAAVENTSDTITVYGVIGEDWYGEGVTLKRIDAALRAIGERDVTVYINSPGGDMFEGIAIYNRLQEHSHQVTTKVLGMAASAASVVFLAGKKREVASSAFLMIHNCWTYLAGNRNYLRDIADDMEEFDAAMADLYAETSGQSADDMADLMDDETYIRGKRAVELGLATGLLSSTEVTERETEDAAQANALKAMDVALAKGGMPRSERRELFASFKSGMPRAAGGGTHNAASTDKPRAVAPDLSASLSAATNILNSLKGK; encoded by the coding sequence ATGAAGCACAAAATCCAGTCTCGCGGCCTTCGCAGCGAGATGAGCCCGCGCGCGCTCGATAAATGGAACCCCGCGATCCAGGCGGCGGTTGAGAACACCTCCGACACCATCACGGTGTACGGCGTGATCGGCGAGGACTGGTACGGCGAGGGCGTCACGCTGAAGCGGATTGATGCCGCGCTACGAGCGATCGGTGAGCGTGATGTGACCGTCTATATCAACTCGCCAGGTGGCGACATGTTCGAAGGCATCGCCATCTACAACCGTCTCCAAGAGCACAGCCACCAAGTCACCACCAAGGTCCTCGGCATGGCTGCCAGCGCTGCTTCGGTTGTCTTTCTGGCGGGGAAGAAGCGAGAGGTGGCCAGCAGTGCCTTCCTCATGATCCACAACTGCTGGACCTACCTCGCCGGTAATCGCAACTACCTGCGCGACATCGCCGACGACATGGAAGAGTTCGACGCCGCGATGGCCGACCTCTATGCCGAGACCAGCGGGCAGTCAGCGGATGACATGGCTGACCTGATGGACGACGAAACCTACATCCGCGGCAAGCGTGCCGTGGAGCTCGGCCTGGCCACCGGGCTGCTGTCGTCCACCGAGGTCACCGAGCGCGAAACCGAAGATGCCGCCCAAGCCAATGCGCTCAAGGCCATGGATGTTGCCCTGGCCAAGGGCGGTATGCCTCGGTCCGAGCGCCGCGAGCTGTTCGCCAGTTTCAAGTCCGGTATGCCTCGCGCTGCCGGCGGGGGCACGCATAACGCTGCCTCGACCGATAAGCCCCGCGCTGTCGCGCCAGACCTCTCCGCCTCCCTGAGCGCGGCAACCAATATCCTCAATTCTCTGAAAGGAAAATGA
- a CDS encoding phage major capsid protein, whose product MDFEAQVKELNASLKGIGDQIKAQAEATDKQLKASGEMSAETRAKVDELLTKQGELNARLGEAEQKLVNASRDRGNQDEPQKSVGALVVGSEEMQDISSSFRGSRRVSVPRAAITTATGGDLVPAQRLAGVVSPPQRRLTIRDLVAPGQTESNSIEYIRETGFTNNARTVAENTAKPYSDITFALATANVRTIAHLFKASRQMLDDAKALQSYIDGRARYGLNMAEEAQLLYGNGTGANLQGLVTVAQLYAPQAGLTVVGEQRIDRLRLALLQAELADFPSDGIVLNPIDWAAIELTKDGEGRYIIGQPQEGTNAKLWNRPVVSTQAMTQNDFLVGAFKLGAQIFDRMEIEVLISTENDKDFENNMATIRAEERLAFAIYRDEAFVTGPLVTP is encoded by the coding sequence ATGGACTTTGAAGCCCAAGTCAAAGAACTCAATGCCAGCCTGAAGGGCATTGGTGATCAGATCAAAGCGCAGGCCGAGGCGACCGACAAGCAGCTCAAGGCTTCTGGTGAAATGTCTGCCGAGACGCGCGCCAAGGTCGATGAACTGTTGACCAAGCAGGGCGAGCTGAATGCCCGATTGGGCGAAGCTGAGCAGAAGCTGGTGAACGCCAGCCGTGACCGCGGCAACCAGGATGAGCCGCAGAAGTCGGTCGGCGCCCTGGTGGTTGGCAGTGAAGAAATGCAAGACATCAGCTCCTCCTTCCGCGGCTCGCGTCGTGTGTCCGTCCCGCGTGCGGCTATCACCACTGCAACCGGCGGCGACCTGGTACCTGCTCAGCGTTTGGCTGGTGTCGTTTCTCCGCCTCAGCGTCGGCTGACCATTCGTGACCTGGTGGCGCCTGGCCAGACTGAGTCGAACTCCATCGAGTACATCCGCGAGACCGGATTCACCAACAACGCACGTACCGTTGCGGAGAACACCGCCAAGCCTTACTCCGACATTACCTTCGCGCTGGCCACCGCGAACGTCCGCACTATTGCTCACCTGTTCAAGGCTAGCCGGCAGATGCTCGACGATGCCAAGGCGCTGCAGAGCTACATTGATGGTCGCGCTCGCTACGGCCTGAACATGGCGGAAGAAGCCCAACTGCTTTACGGCAACGGCACCGGTGCCAACCTGCAGGGTCTCGTGACGGTTGCTCAGCTGTATGCCCCGCAGGCCGGCCTGACGGTGGTGGGTGAGCAACGTATCGACCGCCTGCGCCTGGCGCTGCTGCAAGCTGAGCTGGCCGACTTCCCGTCGGATGGCATCGTGCTCAACCCGATCGACTGGGCGGCCATTGAGCTGACCAAGGACGGCGAGGGCCGGTACATCATCGGCCAGCCGCAGGAAGGCACCAACGCGAAGCTCTGGAATCGCCCAGTGGTTTCGACTCAGGCCATGACTCAGAACGACTTCCTGGTAGGCGCCTTCAAGCTCGGCGCACAGATCTTCGACCGCATGGAAATCGAAGTGCTGATTTCGACCGAGAACGACAAGGACTTCGAAAACAACATGGCGACGATCCGCGCCGAGGAGCGCCTGGCGTTCGCGATCTACCGCGACGAAGCGTTCGTTACTGGTCCCCTGGTCACGCCTTAA